The DNA region AATAAGGCATCGCGCCTTAAATCCCGGCTTTCTTCGGCCATCGCCAAAAAGTCATGAGCGGCGTGCTCTATCTGGTCGGGACGCCCATAGGGAATCTTGAGGATATTACTCTCCGGGCATTGCGAATACTCAAGGAAGTTGATTTTATCGCCTGCGAAGATACCAGGGTCACCTCAAAACTCCTGGCCCATTATCAAATCAAGAAAAGCCTGCTCAGCTATTTCGAGCATAACAAGGATTATCGCTCCAAACATCTGGTCCAGTTAATGTTATCCGGCAAGAATATAGCCCTGGTCAGCAATGCGGGCACGCCTTTGATATCAGACCCAGGATACGAACTGGTGAAATTATGCGCCGAAAATGGCATCCGGGTAATCGGGATTCCGGGCCCGAGCGCGCTGATAACGGCCCTATCGGTTTCCGGCTTGCCTACAGCCGGATTTGTTTTCGAGGGATTCCTGCCGCTTAAACCATCCAAACGCAAGAAACACCTGGAACAACTGCGCCAGGAAAAACGGTCCATTGTAATATACGAAGCGCCTCATCGAATACATAAAACGCTGGCTCAGATTTCGGAAATACTCGGCAACCGGCCGATGGCTCTTTGCCGCGAAATGACTAAGTTCTTCGAGGAGATAAAATACGGACTGACTTCGGAAATAGCGGAACAGATAAAAGACAAGGATATTAAAGGGGAAATTACCCTGGTTATATCAGGCTTCCGTCCCGACCCTGTTAATAACGAGTGGGATCGCCTTCCTCAAGGTTGAATACATGCCGATCAATGAATTTATGGATATAGGCCATATCCTGCCAGAGCGCCCGAAAATGAGACTTCTCGTGAGAGAAATCATCTTTGATGGACGGGTCCCATTGAGTATTAAAAGATATGCAACCACTCAAAATCATAACGAGCAACCCGATTAATAGCAATTTCTTCATAATCTGCCTCCTCTTAATTACGTTAATTTCATAGCAGTATCAATCGCGCCTGTCAAGATAAAATATATATTTTTAATCTATAAAATTAACAAAATTATAGACAGCATGGATTAGCCTTATATAATCAGGTTCAAGGAGTTACCGTTTTTAATCTTCTATGAACACCAGAAAATTCTTGATTTTTGTCTTCATCTTGGCCTTGCTGGTTGCCATTATAGCCATAAATTTAAGGATTGTCTCGTCTTCTCTGATAAATATAGGCGGCATCAAGGAATCAGTGGCGAAAGTAACCGGGGCCAAAATAAGCGTCGGTGCCACAGATTTTAATTTATGGCGAGGATTAAAGCTGGCCAACTTTAAACTTTCGGTCACCTCCACTCCGACAACCGAAAACACCCTGCTCTCCGCCAGAAGCATCAAGGTAATACCGGATAGGCTTAAACTGCTTAAAGGCAAATTTACCCTGTCAGAAATAGTTTTGAGGCAACCGGAATTGAATTGGGATTACAAACTAATCTCGCAGCTTATTAACAACCTGGAATCCTCTAACACATCTCCACTGTCATACGGCACCGACCCTGCCCGCTCCATAGGGAAGAACTTGCCGCAAATTACCGTTATAAACGGAACTGTTCACATAAAAGATGTTAGCTTACTTAGCAAAGAGACTTCGGCAAAACTAAGCAATATTAACATTTCATTATATCCGATAGGAGTCAATCGTTGCTTGATTGAAGGAGAATCCAAGCTGGAGCTCATTCAAGCCCGGGAAACTGAATATTTTTCGGCAAATTGGCTGATTAACGGGGAGATAGATTTCCATTCCGGCATAGTTCGCTTAAAGCTGTCCGGTTTGGGCTTAAAGATAGATGAGAATCTGTCAAATAAGCTGTCTGATGAATTACGGCATATCTGGAAAAGGTATCAGGCTCAAGGGAAAGTCAATCTTAATATTGATTACACTTATAATCTAAACACTAAATCATCCGATTTTACGGTTCAGATGGATTGTTTGGACACGGAAATGACATACAGCAATTTTCCTTATAAAATCTCCAATATTAAAGGCCAAGTAATATTTTCCGAGTCTGTCATTCAACTAAAAAAACTTAGCACTTATGACCCTAAAAACAACAGCCTTATAGAGTTGGATGGGCAGGTCAACGGTTACGATATCAACTCCGGATTCGCCTTAAATATAAACGCCAATAACATCATTCTGGACAACAAGCTTTTCCAGGCAACCTCAAGTAACGTTAAAGAAATATGGAATAAACTAGCAATTACCAGGGGGAACATCGATATCAAGGGGACGGTTATTCGGGCGGAAGGCCCTAATAAAGCCGAGGAATATGGTCTTGAGTTCTTATTTAAGGCTGTTGAATTCACCCCGGCATTCTTTCCTTATACTGTTGTCAACTCTGATGCCGACATCGGAATCAACATCAAAAATAACGCCGCCACCGAGGTTAAAATAAAATCATTGAATGCCGTCAGAAGAAGCGGAACTAATAACGAAAACAAATCAGATATTCATCTGGTTGGCAACTATCACTTTGCGCCCGACAATGAATCCTATCAAATAATCGTTGAAGCTAAGGATATACAAACAAGCGATTACGCCCTAAAAGAGGCTGTAAAAAAATACCTGCCCGATACCGAAAAATTATGGATGACTTACCAGCCTGCAGGATTAATAAATCTTAACGTTACAGTGTCCAAACAACCTGGAGATAAAAATACCAATATTCAATTATCCATAGAATGTAATAATAACTCTATAAAATTAAAACCTTCTTTTTATCCGCTGTCGTCACTAACAGGCAAAATTGATTATATTCCCCGGGCTCTTTTGAAAAAAGATATTCTGGAGAAAAACACCTATGATTCATCCCTGACAGAACAAATTACGAGCAAACAACCAGACAATAAGCAAGCAGATTATTCAAAATACCGCGAAATGCCCGTGCTTCTCTTAAAAAACCTAAAAGCAGCCAATAATAAAACCGTTTTCAATTTTAATGGCATCATTATAAACCCTTTCTCTGGGGAAGAAAAACCTATTTTTTTATTGTCTATCACCGCCTCACAGATAGATTTATCACCTCAATTATTCGAGTTAGTTCCAGAACCTATCTGCGGTTTCCTTAAAGATTTGGAACTTACAGGCAACAGCAATATGTCCATTAATATAACCAGTCCTAATCTCAGCGGTGACACGATAAATTATCAGGCTGAGATAAAATTATCCAATGGCGCCCTCAGAGTTGGCTTGTTATTAAATGAGATTAATGGCTCCATCACGATAAAAGGTCAGTCACAGGCTAACTCCCAAAAAGGCCATACAGCAGGATCCATACAGATGAATCATTTACGCATAGAAGGCAAGCAATTTTCAAACCTTTCCATCCAATTTCTCAGGGAAAATAACCGATTTAGTTTTTATGACATAAACGGCTCCGCCTACGGAGGGACTATTTCAGGCTATACAACTGTTGAATTACCAAATAAACAAAATGCCAGCTCTTATAAATATTACGGACAAATTAATTTGGTCGGACTTGATATCAGGTCTATCGGCCGAGATACAACCTTGGTAGCCAGCGATATCTCAGGCAAACTATCAGCTGAACTTATTATTGCGGGAAACAACATCTCAAAGGAAGCCATCTCTATCCAGGGTCAGGCATCAATTATTGACGCGCAGCTCTGGGAAGTCCCGATATTTTTAAGCATTTTTAATCTTTTTACTATGTCAGAAAAATCAGTTTTCCATGAAGGCGAAATTAAATTCTCCATGAAAGGCGGGAAAATTAATGTCACCCGATTAATATTCGCCAGTAAATCAGTCACGCTCAAAGGAGCAGGCACGATAAAATTAGACGGGACTCTGGATTTGCAGTTTGATACTCAGTTCGCGCCATGGTTCTTGCCCGACATTAAAATCCTTAAAGATATTACAAATCTTTTCACAAAAGGTATTTATACCATTAAAGTGGAAGGCCCCTTTACAGAACCAAAAGCGGTGCTTAAACCGTTACCGTTGCTTTTCAAATAAGCTATGAGAATAAAACTTGCTAAAACTGCAGGATTCTGCTGGGGTGTAAAACGAGCTCTTGACTCAGTCCTGAAAATCCCGCCTCAATATACAGTCTATACATATGGACCGCTTATTCATAACGAACAAGTTGTTCAAATGTTGAGAAGTAAAGGCGTAAATCCGGTAACAAATCGCACCGAGAAACCAATAAAAAAAACAAAAAGACCTATTATTGTAATTCGGGCGCATGGCGCACCACCAGTCGTTCAGGAAAAACTTTCCGGGAAAGGCTATAAAGTCATAGATGCCACCTGTCCTCACGTCAAGAATTCCCAACAACAGGTAATGGAATACGCCCGTAAAGGTTACCATATGATTATTGTCGGTGATAAAGCACATGCTGAAGTATTCAGCCTGGTTGGCTATGCGCAATCGGTAAATCCAAATTCACGCCCGGTAGTGGTGAGTTCTAAGAAAGAAACTATTCGTTTATTTAATAAAAAAGATATTAACCTGCAAGTACCCATATGTATTCTGGCGCAAAGCACTTTCCAACCGCAGCTTTACCAGGAAATAATTGATGTGGTTAAAAATAGATGCTCCGATGTCATAGTTCTAAACACAATCTGCCCTGCGCCTACCCGCCGCCAAAGAGAAGTTGTCGAATTAAGCAAACGGGTCGAAGCTATGGTTGTGGTCGGCGACCATAAAAGCGCCAACACATCCAGATTAGCAGCACTATCAAGATCTCTAAAGGTGCCAACTTTCCAGGTAGCGGATGAAACAGAGTTACCTCTTAAAAACCTCAAAAAATTCAAATCTATTGGTATTACAGCCGGAACTTCTACCCCAGACTGGGTGATTCAGGCGGTCATCAATCGTCTAAAAAGTAATGACCATAATCAATGAGTAATTTAAAAGTATTATTTTTACTGTTTATCATCTTTTCGATTCTGGATAAAGCCCTGGCGGCTGATCCGGCTCCTCAGCCGCCTCCACCACCGCCACCACCCAAAATAAGCTCAACAGACTGGGAAAATAAATATGTTGCCTTCCGGAGCAAATACCAGTCTAAAAATCCGGCTGAACGGGTTAAAGCAGTGCAATTATTAAACCCTCTCTGGGGGTTTTTTGATAAAGATCGGGATCGCCGCCAGGCGGTACAGACAATAATCCAGACATTAAATTCAGAAAATGACCAAATCGTTATTGACGCCATTTTTGACTGCATCACCAAAATGACCTCAACTGATTATTATGCGGCGCAATGGTTTACCAAAGATTATTCGCTTGTAAATAACGAATCCGGCAAACTAAAATTAATCCAGGTATTAGGACAATTTATCAATTATCAGGCCGAAGCGGCGAATATACTGGCTGAAATGGCTAAGAACGATGAATCATCCCCAGCGATAAAAAAGACTATCATAAGCGCGCTGTCTAAATTCCCGGGATACCTTTCCTGTTTTCCGCTGGTCAACTTGTCGGCAGATAGGAATCAAGACATCGCCTGGGCAGCTTTATCCGTATTAAGCCAAATCAAAAACGTAAAATCAATTTCATTGCTGATAGAGCTCCTGCCGGATGAAAATCGCAAGATAATAAAAGACAAGATAGGACAGACTTTGGAAACGATTACCGGCCAAAAATACGGGATAGACGCCAAGAAATGGCAAAAATGGTGGCAAATCCCCCCAGAAACTCCCCAAACGGATATTGCCGCAGCAATCAATCGTGGCAAGGATTTCCTTATCAAACAAGCCCAATCTCAAGGAAAAATCAGCGACGAGTTGACTTTTTACGCTCTTCTGCACTCCGGGCTTCCGATAAACGATCCGATGATTGAAGCATCGCTAAACAATTTTATGACTAAAAAACTGGAAAGAACATATAATGTGGCGATTCTGGCCATGGCGCTGGCATATATTGATAGGGGCAAATACCAATCGCGCATCGCCCAGTGCGCTCATTTCCTGATGGCCAATCAATCTTACAGCGGAAACTGGACCTACGGCGCAACTATAGACGATTCAACCATCACGCAGACTGTCACTTCCGATGCTTTGAAACCGGTAATTACCGGTAAAGATAAACCGAACAATTCAACCTTATCGGTAAAAAAAATACGCGTGAAAGTAGCCTACCGGCGCAAAGATGCGGCTTACGATAATTCAAATACCCAATACGCCCTTCTGGGCTTAAGGGCCTGCGCCGAAGCCGATATCGATATCCCGCAAGAGGTCTGGGCCGATGCCGAAAAACACCTGCTCCGCACCCAAAGCGGCGACGGCGGATGGTGTTATACGATTGGCAGCAGTTACGGCAGCATGACCGCCGGCGGATTGGGCGGATTGGCCATATCAAAATACTACCAGAATAAAAAACTCAAGGACGACCCGGCCATCAAAAAATCTGTTGATTGGCTGGACAAAAACTTCACTGTCCTGGAAAACCCCTGCATGGCCGGAGCGCCGACCACCTGGCATTATTATTATATCTACGGGCTTCAGCGCGCCGGGGTGCTTTCAGATACGGAAACATTCGGCGAGCATAACTGGTATCAATCAGGCGCTCGTTACCTTTTGATAGAACAGCGGGAGAGCGGCGATTGGAATAACAACGCCCAGGATACGGCCTTTGCCATGCTTTTCCTAAGCCGGGCAACCAAGCCGTTAACGCCGATTAAATACATAGAAACGCCGAAATAAATCATTATGAAGCCTGTTAATTCAGAGGCATTTGAATCGATAAAAGATGACGGCCTTTTTTATCTCATCCGCAAAGGCTATCAGGACATCATCAAAAATATCAAGACGGCGTCCCCGGGAAAAACAGTCCAGGGCCGGGGCAGCTATAATACTTTTAAAACAGGCGCTGACACTTCGGCCGTCATTCGCCAATACAAACGCGGCGGGCTAAGCAGCGCGTTACTGCCGGACATCTTTTGGGGCAATACCAGAGCCATCAATGAGCTGAATATGACCGAGCAAGCCATCAAATCAAACGTGCCGGCGCCAGAAATACTGGGTATCATTACCAAGCCAGTGTTCGGCCCCCTATGCCAGCTCTGGATTATCACCAAGGAAATCGATGCGCCCACACTGGCCGAAGCCATCGTCTCGCTGGGGGAAACTGATTCACCGGAAGAATTATTATCCAGAAAAACCAATCTATTCAAAATGGTCAACGCATCCATAAAAAAACTGCACCAGGCCGGCATCCTGCACCGCGACCTGCATATCCGCAATATCCTGGTAAACCGTGACAAGGCCTATATCATCGATTTCGATGGCGCCAAGGATTTAGAAAATCAGCAATCAGAATTAAACAGCCTGATACGCCTGAACCGCTCGATTGCCAAGTTCCTGGGAGCTGCGGCTATCACGGCTTCGGACAGATTCAGATTCCTCAAGATATATTTTGACGATAACTACTTTAAAGCTAACAAAAAAGATATCATAACCCATTGTTTAAGAAACCTCAGATTGCACCAAATCTGGTGGTCAATCATCGGGCATAAGTAATTATGAATACGGATTACAAACACATATTAATCAAGACACCCAACTGGCTGGGCGACGCGGTAATGTCCCTGCCGGTGCTCAAAGCCGTACGCTACCTGTTCCCCGAAAGCCGCATCGCGGTTCTGTCCCGTTCCAACCTGGCCGAGCTGTTCAAGTACGAGCGCGCCATAGACGACATCATCCCCTATGAAGACGCCAAGGGATTGAAAAAAATCGGCGCCGAGATAAAACTTATCAAGCACCTCAAGAACAAGCGGTTTGACCTGGTCATCATCCTGCCCCGTTCGTTCCATTCGGCACTGGTAAGCTTTCTGACAAAAATAACCCATCGCGTCGGCTATGCCAGCGAAGGCCGCGGCGGATTGCTGACCCAAAGCCTGCCCAGGACCAAAGAAATCCTGACCCAGCATAGGGTCTATTATTTCCTGAACCTGCTTTCAGTCTGGAGCGCTAATAAGCCCGTGCCCTTCTCGGCCCCGCAGATTACGACTTCACCGGAGGAAGAGAAATGGGCAACCGGACAGATTAAAAAAGCAATCGCTTCCGGAGCGGAATATTTCATAGCCATCAACCCCGGCGCGACTTACGGCGATGCCAAATGCTGGCCAACAGAACGATTCGTGGAACTGTCAAAAAAGCTGCTTGATAAATACAGCGGATTGCATATCGTCATCATCGGCGGCCCGAACGAAGCCAAGCTGGGCAACCTGATTTCCCGGCAAATTGACAGCAACCGGGTGATTGATTTTACCGGCCAGACCTCGATACTTCAGCTGACCGCCCTGCTCAAAAAATGCAAACTGCTGGTAACCAACGACACCGGGCCGATGCACGTGTCCGCCGCCGTGGGCACTCCGGTCGCGGCTATATTCGGGCCGACCGACACCTCAACCACCGGCCCGTTCGGCAACGGGCATTCGATTATCTGCAAAAAGGCCGCTTGCGCCCCGTGCCTTAAACGCTCCTGCCCGACCGACCACAAATGTATGAGGCTGATTACGGTTGAAGAAGTGTTCCAGGTATGTAAAAAATATCTTTAGAGCCAGTTCGAACAACGTGAGTTACTGGCTCTTATCCCGATGAGAAACGCATCATCGGGGCTAGATCCAGTTGCGCCCCCTCCAAAACGCTTATATTCCTCCTGCTAAGACCCATATTTCCTGCACTAAGGCTTATATTCTTGTGAATACGAGTTATAAAGAAGCGTCTACAAGTTGCAGACAGGCGTCTATGAGTTACGGACAAGCGTCTATGGGTTACGGACAGGCGTCTATAGGTTGCGGACAGGCGTCTACGGGTTACAGACAGGCGTCTATAGGTTGCGGACAGGCGTCTACGGGTTACAGACAGGCGTCTACGGGTTGCAGACAAGCGTCTATGAGTCATATCCCCGAATCTACGGCTTATATCCTTGTGGATATGGCTTATATCCTTGTGGATATGGCTTATAAGCATATACTTACGGCTTATAAGCATATGCCTACAACCTATAAGCGTATACCTACGGCCCGTCGTTACTTTAGAGCCAGTAGGAACGAAGTAACGTACTGGCTCTTATCCCGCTTATTCCAGCGGGGCAGTACAGCTCGTTCGTTCCTTAGTACAAGCCATTTGTACCCTTCAGTGAACCATTCCCCGCCTTGGATGAACCGCTCAGAGACGTCAGTGAACCGTTCACCGCCCTCAATGAACCGTTCAGAGACGTCAGTGAACCGTTCCCCGCCCTGGATGAACCGTTCGGAGACGTCAGTGAACCGTTCACCGCCCTCAATGAACCGTTCAGAGACATCAGTGAACCATTCCCAGACATCCCTATCCCAGTTAGTGATACCCCACTGCCCCCTCCTGAAAGGCTGAAAGTACGTTTAATTCGTTTTTAGAGCCAGTTCGAACCTGGTCTGCATTAGGCAGGCATAGTGAGTTAGAGGCTCTTATCCCGACGGAAGTCGGGGTCAGCCCAAAAACCTGTCAATTTTGGACATCCCTGATGTATGTCGCATCTACACGCATCTACAAACACTATTTATTTTGGAACAGGCCGGTCTTCCAGCTTTGTCCGGCACTTTTGCTTTATAAACATTATATCATCGTTTGCTTCACTTGTGCATATCTCTGCAACCTCTGCAAGTGAGAATTTCTGATATAATTCATCTATCATTTTTAAACATTCCTGACAATTATTCATATCATTATAAATTAAAATTATAGCTACTATTGTATATAGATCATAAGGATATAAATTATATGCCTTTAATACATATTGAAGTGCCTCATTAAGATCATTCGCATCCTTTTTACCATTTTCTTCCCATAAGAAATGAATATATGTGCCTTTTCTGACATAAGAATATGAATAATTTGGGAATAATTCGATTGAATAATTTTCATATTCCACCGCCTGTTTGTAATTTAGCATTTTTTCAGGGTCTATAAATTCTCTTATTAACTGCCCCCCCAGATATTCCCCTAAAATTTCTTTACGTGATAAATTTCTTAAAAGCATCTCCTTGATCTTCAAGTCAGCATCTTTAACCAAGGGCGCAAAAATCTTCAAGTAGCTATTGTCGTCAACCTCAATACCTTTTTTTACAGGATCAATATTTATCCTGGTTTCCCCATCATCATACCTTACAAAAAAGTGTTTCGGTAAAGTTACCCCATAAATTGGCAGATCCAAACGCTCGGCTAAACAAAGATATATAATGCTTAAAGGAACACATGTCCCCTCTCTTTTCCCCAAAACATACGGCACCATAATTTGTTCCATAGGAACATTTCCCATTTTTTTTATGCCTGTGGCTTTAAATTTCATATCCTCAAACAAGTATTTATTTAAAACCCTTATTATTTCTTTTGGCTTATTAACGCCCTTTAGTCGGGGGCGAACCGCATCAGCCATATTATCCAATCGTCTCAATTCATTTTCTATGTTTATATTTGGATTTACAACCTTACTAAGCAGTATAACATATCGGCCAAAATCCAGCTTATCTTCGGGTGTGGCCAGGATTTCTTCGCAGACGGATTTGACTGTATATTTAAACGTTGGTTTTTCAGTTACATTGCTTAAGGATAAATTATTGTGGGCGCTGCACCCAAAACAGGCACATAAACTGACTATACAAAAAGTAATCTTTACTATTGAATTCATAATTTAATTAAAAGAATATCATTAATTTGGGGAAACTCATACCGAATCAAGGCCTAATGACCCTGGCCAGCGCCCAGACCGCCCGGTCGTGGACATAACCATCTCCGACATCGGTCACCACCAGTTTCATCTCCTTGGTTTTATTCAACGGGATGGCGATTTCCTCAGGGCCGTCGCCGCTCTTAAAAACCTTGCTTTCATAAGCCTTGACGCCGTCCAGATAAATAACGAACTGGACGCTGGCCTTGTCCTCGGCGGAATCGTCCAGCCCGATGGTCGCATAAAAAGTCTGGTACTGGCCGTCTGATTTGCCTGCGGTGAACTCGGCGAATTTATACGTCAATTCGCTGTTGGCGTGAACGCCCAGCCCCTTGGGATATTCAGCGCCTTTTATGGAGATATTCTTCGGCTCGCCTTTGCCTATCCGAACGCCCCTATCGCGCTGGTAAGGCCACAGAAACATATCATCCTGAGCAAAGGTCCAGGCGTATTCCTTAACTATAGAGGGCGTTTCGTCGGAAAGATACCGGCAGCGGCTGCCGGGGAAATAAACAAATATTATCCGGTCCAGCGGAATGCTGTAATTAATATTGTAACGCGTCTTCAATCCGATATGGCTCTTGCTACCCTCGATATACCCGGTTATCCGGCTGCCATCCCGGCACAAGACCGTCGTTTCAAATCCCGGCCTGTCCGGTTTGTTCAAGACCGGGGAACTCATAAACTCCACGCGCCCGACATCAGCCAACTTATAGGACAGCTCTTTGTTATACAGAGACGACTTAACCACCAGCCTGTCGCTGTCCAGCAAAGTAACAGCGCCCCTGTCCTTGTCTCCGCTCAACAGATAAACCATATCTTCTTCCGTATCGCCCGGTTCACTAATAAAAAACTTGTTGACGGCCATTTCGATGCTTTTGACAGCCGAATATTGTAGTTCCACCTGGCCTATGACCGGCGACGAGAACAGCAATTTGCCTTTCTGCCCGCCGTCTATCTTGCCCATAAGGATATCGTTATTAACGGTCGTAATCCTGACCGGTGATTTTACCGCCGGCGATAATTCCGATAAAATCATTATCCCGGCGATATTGTTATATAAAACTTCGGTGGGCGTGACTCCCCGGTAAACAATACAGCTGTCTGCGCCGAAAACAATATTTTCGCCGGTATAACTGCTGTTATCCACGCTGACCACTTCGGCGCCGGCGGCATAGACCGCGCCGCCGCCCAAAGCCAGCATCAACAACCCTATTAAAAACAGGCATCTCATCTTAATCATTGACCACCTCGTATTCAGTCGAGCCTACGCCCAGCTTTTCCGCTTCGCGGAACTGGATATTATAATCGACATCCGGCCAGGCCTGTTTAAAGACATCGGCACCGGCAGTTTTGATAATCGCCTTAATACTGGCCACATCCAAGGCCACCGGGTCGGTCCCGGCCAGTATCCCGGTATCATTGGCAATGGGCTTTTCCGGCTCGCCGATACAGTCGCAGTTCTTGGTGACGTTAATCGCGAAATTAATGAACAATGCCTTCCTGTCCTTTAGTATCGCCGAGCAATACCGGGCCATCTTCGCCTGGACCATATCCGACGCGGCATGCCACTTTTCAACTTTTACCGCGCCGTTCGGACAGACGGCATAACACTCGCCGCAGCCGTAGCATTTCTTCCTATCCGCATAAGCCTTCTTATCCTTGAGACTAATCGCCCTGGCCGGGCAATGCACCACGCATATCCCGCATCCGACGCACTCGCTTATGGCAATATCCGGCAGCACGCCCGAATGCTGGTCCAGCTTCCCGCCCCGGCCGGCCAGCCCCATGCCGATATTCTTGAGCGCGCCACCGTATCCGGACAAAAGATGCCCGGTGCAATGGGCAATGCCAATAATCACGTCGGCCCGCCGGGCCAGCCCGCAGATATGAGCCCACTTGCCCTCCGGCCCCATAACCGAAACCTGGCTCTCGCCGATCATACCGTCGCCGATAATCACCGGACAACCCAGGTTTTCTACGGAGAAACCGTTTTCGTGAGCCATCATCAGATGGTCCACCGCGTTGGACCGCCGGCCGGTATAAAGCGTGTTGGTGTCGGTCACGAACGGCTTGCCGCCGCATTCCTTGACCTGGTCAATAATCGGCCTGATGAAATCGGGCGAAACAAAGGTCTTCTTCCGGCCTTCGCCCATATGTATCTTCAATGCCACCAGGTCATCCTTGCGGATATATTTCTTCAGGGTGACAGCCTGGAATAGCTGGGCCACCTTATCGCAGATAGCCGCAGTGTCTTCGCCTGATTGAACCGGTTTGAATAAAATCTTGCTTTTCATATTACTTATCTGATAGGAATTTCAGCTGGACCTTCCTGCTCCGCGGCCCGTCGAATTCGGCGAAATAGACGCCCTGCCATGTGCCCAACGCCATCGCCCCGTTTTCGACGATGATATTAAGCGAACAGCCCACCAGCGAACTCTTGACATGCCCGTCTGAATTACCCTCGCTGTGGATATAGCCGGCCTCAACCGGAGCTAATTTGGATAATTGTTTGAGCACATCTCTCTGCACCGACGGGTCGGCGTTTTCGTTAATCGTCACCCCGGCCGTTGTGTGCGGCACGAACACGGTCAGCACCCCATCCTGCCATTTATTCTTCTTTATCAAGCCCTGAATCTGGCCGGTGATATCAATCAATTCCGTTCGGGAATGGGTTGAGATATTCAATATATCCATTTTTCAGCAAGATGCGTAATCAGTTTATTGACTTATTTTACCATCTTTAGGAGAAGACGCCGAAGCCTCAAAGTATTTCTTGGGTATCCGGCCGGCCAGGAAGGATTCTCTGCCGGCTTCGCAAGCAAGCTTCATGGCACG from Candidatus Brocadiia bacterium includes:
- a CDS encoding DUF362 domain-containing protein → MKSKILFKPVQSGEDTAAICDKVAQLFQAVTLKKYIRKDDLVALKIHMGEGRKKTFVSPDFIRPIIDQVKECGGKPFVTDTNTLYTGRRSNAVDHLMMAHENGFSVENLGCPVIIGDGMIGESQVSVMGPEGKWAHICGLARRADVIIGIAHCTGHLLSGYGGALKNIGMGLAGRGGKLDQHSGVLPDIAISECVGCGICVVHCPARAISLKDKKAYADRKKCYGCGECYAVCPNGAVKVEKWHAASDMVQAKMARYCSAILKDRKALFINFAINVTKNCDCIGEPEKPIANDTGILAGTDPVALDVASIKAIIKTAGADVFKQAWPDVDYNIQFREAEKLGVGSTEYEVVND
- a CDS encoding secondary thiamine-phosphate synthase enzyme YjbQ, whose protein sequence is MDILNISTHSRTELIDITGQIQGLIKKNKWQDGVLTVFVPHTTAGVTINENADPSVQRDVLKQLSKLAPVEAGYIHSEGNSDGHVKSSLVGCSLNIIVENGAMALGTWQGVYFAEFDGPRSRKVQLKFLSDK